AGCAAGTGCTGAAAAACGGGGTCTTTGAAATCAATACCATCGATCTCTCCAAGTACATACTGGCACACTGTGATGGTTGGTTCCAATTCTTTGGTACCGAACAGTACCAGCAAGCGTGTAAATGCTTCTTCCTGATAATACAGCTTACTTTTCTGCGGAGGTTCGTAGGTAACCGGCTCGGGCTCGAAAGGGTTAACATCCTCCTCAGAAAAGGTAAAGTTCCCAGGCAGAGAACCGATATCACCGGGACCTTCGGGCACATGATCCGGTTGAAACGAAGTCCTGTCGGGCTTTTTCTGAGTTGACAGCTTCCTGGCCAGCTTATTACCTTCCGTGATCAGCATTTGTTCATCCACGTTCATCATCTCGGATGTACGTCGGAAGAACACCTGTCTTTTTATCGCATCAGGAATCTTGACAATGCTGCTCACCACCTCGCTGATTACTGCCGCCAGCCGGAACGGATCGTTCCCCGCATCCTGTAACAATACTTCGGTTTTGAAGGTGATGAAGTCTTTGGAAGCTTTTTTCAAATACTGCTTAAAAGCTTCAGCACCAACTTTCCGAACATAACTATCGGGATCGTCCCCGTCAGGAAATAGTACGATATTGACATTCAGACCTTCTTCTAATACTAAATCCAACCCCCGCAAAGCAGCCTTGATCCCGGCAATATCTCCATCGTAAAGAATCGTCACATTTGGTGTGAAACGACCTATAAGGCGTATTTGCTCAATCGTCAGGGAAGTTCCCGAAGATGCCACGACGTTCTCAATACCGGCCTGATGAAGAGAAATCACATCTGTATACCCTTCTACCAGATAGCAATGATCCAGTTGACGAATTGCATTTTTTGCCTGAAAAATACCATACAGTACGTCACTTTTATGATATACTGCCGTTTCGGGCGAGTTCAGATATTTGGGCTGATTGGCTTTTGAACCTCCGTCAGATTTCAAAATACGGGCCCCGAAAGCAATTACCTTTCCTCCTACATGGTGAATTGGAAAAATAACCCGCCCTCTGAACCTGTCGTATCCACCGCTGCTGCTGCCCTCCCTCGGAATAAGCAAACCTGCTTTTTCCAGTAATTCGGCTGAGTAACCTTTTTCCAGCGCTTCTTTCGAGAACGCATCCCAGGTATCCAGACTGTACCCGAGTTCAAACTTTTGCCTGATCTCATTGGTAAATCCTCTTTCGCGGAAGTAGCTCAGTCCGATGGATTGGCCTTCATCTGAATTTTGAAGCTGGTTCTGGTAGAAATTTTTGGCAAAGTTGAGGACGATATAAAGGCTTTCCCGTTCGTTTTGCCGGAGCGCCTCCTCATCGGTTATTTCCTCCTCTTCAATCTCGATATTGTATTTGCCGGCCAGGTAGCGCAGAGCCTCACCATAACCAACATTATCAACGTCCATCACGAACTTGATTGAATCACCCGCCGCACCGCAGCCAAAGCATTTATAGATCTGCCTAACCGGGTTTACATTGAACGACGGTGTCTTTTCATTGTGAAAAGGGCAGCATGCCGAATAGTTGGCCCCTTTTTTCTTCAGAGACACAAAGTCCCCCACCACCTCGACTATATCGGTAGCCTGCTTGATGCGATCAATGGTTTCAGGATTAATCCTCATTTGTGTATTTTGATTGAATGAAGTGGTTTGCACACATTATGCGACGGCAGCACACCATGCCTACATCAACAAAAAAGACAATGCAAAAATTTGACAGACGTGCTGATTTTCAGAAAATCATCGCTTTCAGGAGAACTTGTTGATTTTATCCTTGTACGAATGTAATGAGAGGCAAACCTTTGAGCAATTATTACAGAATATTTCCGTAAATTTGAAGCCCTGGTGGATTTCGTCGAATTGTTTTACAGATTTGTCCATTATTTTCTTTATTAGAATTTAGAAATTCACAAACGAAAGTTTTTTTCTAATTACTTTAATTTGTTATTTTGCGGTATTGGAATCAAATACCTTACCATTAAATAGAGCATTCAGATATTAAAAATATAGTGTGTGTATAGTGTGAAACAGGGCATGGAAATTTTTCTATGCCTTTGTTTTTTTAGAGCACTTCCTTCTATTTTGGGGCAAAACCACACTATATACGGTTAAAAGCTCTTCAATAGTCGCTTGCGTACATTGTCCCTTTGGGTTTTCTCGCAGCAACTCCTTTCCCGCGGCTATCTCAGTCTCCAGATCAACTTTACTCAACTCGCTGAAAACGAGACAATTGTCTGGTCGACTGACCGAGTCTGATGCCAGGACCGGCACATTTAATTCCAGCGCCTCGCAAATTGATATGGATATCGCGTCAGTAGTTGTGTTCCTGATGAATGCATCTGAAACTTTGAGCACATTCCTGAAATCGTGGGGTGTTGACAGGAATAGTACGTTAGCCGGAAGCGGAAAATGTGCCTGTTCGATATATCGGGCGTAATTTCCGGAGGGATCTGAGATAGCCAGCCCGTAATTTTTTTGAGAAGCTATCCATGCTATCAGTGCGGAAATTCCGTAAATCTCCTGATGATGTTTATCAAATGTCACATTCCAGGCATTCGTACAAACGACGATATGGTACCTTTTCCGGAAATTCAGAAGCCGCAGCATATGCTCCGTATCCAGCGGCATGATGTATCTGGAACTGAGATAAGCGGAGATCAGTTTAGCATTTTTATTCCAGCGAAATGCCTTTTTAAAGCTATCTTCGTTTTGAACGATAGGGATGTAAGCCAGTCTGCACGAAAGGATTACCGCGACGTTCCCTGCCCGGTTGTACCGGCCCCAGTTTCCATGGTAGGTGATAACCAGCCTTTTAGAGAAAATCTTACACATAAGCGCAATACACAATTGCCAGTATGGACTAGACAAGTGCAAATGAATAGCATGATGTCTTACCAACTTTGGCAGAATACTCAGAAAGCCTCTATTTAAATCTGCAAAATAGAAACCTTCGAAACCTTTCTGCTTAAGGTTTTCAACAAGGCGGCTTACGTGTGTGGTGATTCCTCCTATTGGGGGAGGCATTCGGCCAATGATCAGTATTTTAGCTGGTTTCATCAAATAAGGCTATTCGTTTTGCGTAGAAGTACTGGCACATCAACAGGATCGGTGCTATACAATTGATGGTTACACTTTTCGAAGGGATGATGATGAATACGCTTCCGACTGTGTGATTAAAAATCAGATAGACTAGTACTGCAGCGTATAGTACCCCGTATTTTTTCCCGCAGACCTGCGCTTTCCAGGTAGTCCAGCCGCATTTGAAAAGAAGTAAGTAGACTAAAATGGCACCTAGTAAACCGTTCTCGGTCAAAAGCGTGTACCAGAGTGAATGTGCCTCGCGATAGCCGGGACCCAATTTTTCAAAGCTTCCGGTACCGTGTCCAATCAACGGACTTTCCAGAAACAATTGATATGCTATTGCCTGTATTTCGTTTCGCCCGCTTGTTTCGAGAAGTTTTCCAAATGCAGGCCTGGCTGACATCCCGCCAAATCTCAGTTTCCAGAAATAAGTCAGATCCTGTGTGTCGAGAAAATTTTCTATACGGGCCATAAAAAGCAGTAAAACCACGGTCAGTAAGGCGATAAGAAAGCAAAGACTTCGCGTCGAAATCAGCCAGAGCGAAATCAGCAGATAAGGAGCTATGATGAACACTGCGCCCCGGGAAAAGGATAAGCCGACGACAGCAATGAAAATCGCCAGTACTCCTGTCAACATTACAAAAGTCATCCATCGCAGGCGGGTAATGTACAGGAGTGCAAACGGCCACAAAAGCACGAAATAGGCCATTGTTATATTGGTATCAGAGATATTTCTTGTAGCCAGCAAATTGTCAGATCCTTTGTACGCAGCACCTGTAATTACTAACCCGAAAGTCCCAAATCCCAGTATCAGATAACTCAGGCACAGGTATTTTTCAAGCGCACTACAAAAGTTGCTTGCCGTGGTTGCATACCTCAGATATACAAAGTAACAGGGAAGAACGATCAGGCCGAGGAGGGTGGCCCCAAGCACGATTTGTCCCACGTTAGGTGAAATGATGAGGTAAAAAAAGCTAAATATTGTCCACACAAGTAAAAACAACTTTTCATTGTCTGCGAGTGCTATCTTTTTCCGGATGAAAAAGTCGAAAAAGTATATACAAAGAATAACGAACGGCATTAACCGCCATAAAGAGTTCGCGCCTGCCGAAAATGAATACTTTTGAAATAAATGCAGAAACTGGGTGAGAATAGGTATTGAGATGATATGGAATAGCTTATCAGTGGAGAATGTAAACAATGCGATACAGCAGTAAACGTAAAAGGAAAGTACCCCGATTGTCTGAAAATCCGACTCACCTAACGTCAAAAACGAAGGAAACGCGATCAGTAAAGCCATCGTAAGGCCAATGGAAAGCAGCCCTTTCAGTAGAATCTCGACAACTAACCCAGCCATTCCTGCATATATTGAACCATCGAATCGACCGACCTTGGTTCAGTGTAATGAACCAATTTTCGCAATGCAGGTCTTTGATCAGGAGCTGAATAGTTTTCCGCAAGTACTTTATCCAGAAAGCAAAACAATTCTTCTTTACTGAAAACAGGGTAATCCAGGCGAAGGAAATTAAGCGGTATCTGATGCGAATAGCAATACAAACGTCTCACGGATCGTTTGTAAGGCACTTTATACTTTCCGTCATAAGCAATACTGATAACGGGCTTGTTGCACGCAGCTGCATCAAGGCGCATGGTAGAAGCTACTTGCACGCAGACATCACAACTATACATCATTTCCGAGAGCACTTTCAGAAAATCGAGCGGCGGAAAATCCGAAGTGCCCTTCCAAAAGCCAGGAGTAGCTGGCGGCCAGATTACAATATTCTTCGCGGCCTTATACTGATCGTAAATCGATGGATTATCTGCCGGATGACACCTTACAAGCAATAAAACATCATCGTTTGAACCAATGTATTCCACTAAATCGTCCACGATCTGGCACTGCCCGGGGAAATGTTTCGGTGCACTGCTAGCGAACAGAACTATCTTTTGCCTTATCGAAGGAGTTGCGGGCCGCTTTTCGAAATATGTATCAAATCTTGGGACACCGGTAATATGAATTTTGGGCTTTGCCCCGCAACAGGAGTAGAGCTTTTCAAACTCCCCGGCCATTTGCTGATTCCAAACCATAAGGCGATCAAAATTCGAGTTGATCAAACCTTTTGATGTCAGATTATCCCAACTTATTACAATCCCCATTGTCGGTATCGCGTTGTGCCGCACAATTGAATTTATAATGGTATTTTCCCGGATATCCAGAGGAGATGAAGATAGAATCGCATCAAAACAAGACAAATCGCGCGCATCAATCCTAAACTTGCGGGAGGAGATTGAAATGATACAAGTCCAGATCTTTGCCAGCATTATTTTGAACAGGCGCAACGTTAAGGGTATTCTTTCTAAAAAATATATCAAAAATCTTGCTGCTGGATGCAATTGCAACAACTTGACCCTGCGCGTGCATGTGTCGAATAACAGGAAAAACAGCGCTTTTTGAATAAGTCGCAGGACGCGAAGTAATCTGGTCTCTGCCGGAACAGGTACAGTCAGCAACTTCAGCGAGCAATTGAAGTGTTCATTGATCAGTTTCACTTCCGCTGCTCCTATGACGTCAGAAATTATTGACACCGAAAATTGTTTAGCAATCTTTGCCAAAAACCCTGTGTGTATCAAATTGATCACCGCAAAATGATTAGTGATCAAAACCAATAGCTTTCGTTTTGGCATTGCTTCCATTTATAAATCTGTTTTTGCGCCATTTCCCAATCGGCATAGGAATCAATATTGATGTCCGGCTCACCTTCGGCCACAAGGCTGGCAATTTTTCCGCCTAGCAGTTTGCCTTCCATGATCAGGGTCGTTTTAGCAATGTATATTTTACCATCCCGGTAGTAGCTGTCAGCCAAATCCTGGCGACGTGGGATAATCCTTTCGGTGTTATAGATAGCTTTCTGCAACCCCTCCTGCCCTAGGAAAAAAGCCCAGTTGGGATGAAATTTGTCAGGTATTTTCTGAACCGTAACGAGGCTATCCGCGCCCGATTCGAGCATCAAATGAATAGATTTATCAATCAGATCCCGACTGCGAAATGGAGACGTCGGTTGTAGTAACACGACATAATCAAACTTGATACTCCTTTCCAAATAATGATTGACCGCGTGACTGACAACTTCGATTGACGTCGCAAAATCTGACGCAAGGTTCTTCGG
This Dyadobacter sp. UC 10 DNA region includes the following protein-coding sequences:
- the dnaG gene encoding DNA primase, which produces MRINPETIDRIKQATDIVEVVGDFVSLKKKGANYSACCPFHNEKTPSFNVNPVRQIYKCFGCGAAGDSIKFVMDVDNVGYGEALRYLAGKYNIEIEEEEITDEEALRQNERESLYIVLNFAKNFYQNQLQNSDEGQSIGLSYFRERGFTNEIRQKFELGYSLDTWDAFSKEALEKGYSAELLEKAGLLIPREGSSSGGYDRFRGRVIFPIHHVGGKVIAFGARILKSDGGSKANQPKYLNSPETAVYHKSDVLYGIFQAKNAIRQLDHCYLVEGYTDVISLHQAGIENVVASSGTSLTIEQIRLIGRFTPNVTILYDGDIAGIKAALRGLDLVLEEGLNVNIVLFPDGDDPDSYVRKVGAEAFKQYLKKASKDFITFKTEVLLQDAGNDPFRLAAVISEVVSSIVKIPDAIKRQVFFRRTSEMMNVDEQMLITEGNKLARKLSTQKKPDRTSFQPDHVPEGPGDIGSLPGNFTFSEEDVNPFEPEPVTYEPPQKSKLYYQEEAFTRLLVLFGTKELEPTITVCQYVLGEIDGIDFKDPVFQHLLTLFRENLSRNHVLPTEYFLNHHESEIRTLTIGWLTSKYELSELWSEKYEIYVPFEADVLDKTAFVNILRLKKAFIEEKMKVCLNQAVHATSEQEQNSIMGEFMFYKGISMAAAKELGSVIG
- a CDS encoding glycosyltransferase family protein; the encoded protein is MCKIFSKRLVITYHGNWGRYNRAGNVAVILSCRLAYIPIVQNEDSFKKAFRWNKNAKLISAYLSSRYIMPLDTEHMLRLLNFRKRYHIVVCTNAWNVTFDKHHQEIYGISALIAWIASQKNYGLAISDPSGNYARYIEQAHFPLPANVLFLSTPHDFRNVLKVSDAFIRNTTTDAISISICEALELNVPVLASDSVSRPDNCLVFSELSKVDLETEIAAGKELLRENPKGQCTQATIEELLTVYSVVLPQNRRKCSKKTKA
- a CDS encoding O-antigen ligase family protein: MAGLVVEILLKGLLSIGLTMALLIAFPSFLTLGESDFQTIGVLSFYVYCCIALFTFSTDKLFHIISIPILTQFLHLFQKYSFSAGANSLWRLMPFVILCIYFFDFFIRKKIALADNEKLFLLVWTIFSFFYLIISPNVGQIVLGATLLGLIVLPCYFVYLRYATTASNFCSALEKYLCLSYLILGFGTFGLVITGAAYKGSDNLLATRNISDTNITMAYFVLLWPFALLYITRLRWMTFVMLTGVLAIFIAVVGLSFSRGAVFIIAPYLLISLWLISTRSLCFLIALLTVVLLLFMARIENFLDTQDLTYFWKLRFGGMSARPAFGKLLETSGRNEIQAIAYQLFLESPLIGHGTGSFEKLGPGYREAHSLWYTLLTENGLLGAILVYLLLFKCGWTTWKAQVCGKKYGVLYAAVLVYLIFNHTVGSVFIIIPSKSVTINCIAPILLMCQYFYAKRIALFDETS
- a CDS encoding glycosyltransferase family protein, encoding MVWNQQMAGEFEKLYSCCGAKPKIHITGVPRFDTYFEKRPATPSIRQKIVLFASSAPKHFPGQCQIVDDLVEYIGSNDDVLLLVRCHPADNPSIYDQYKAAKNIVIWPPATPGFWKGTSDFPPLDFLKVLSEMMYSCDVCVQVASTMRLDAAACNKPVISIAYDGKYKVPYKRSVRRLYCYSHQIPLNFLRLDYPVFSKEELFCFLDKVLAENYSAPDQRPALRKLVHYTEPRSVDSMVQYMQEWLG
- a CDS encoding acylneuraminate cytidylyltransferase family protein is translated as MKAQPRILGIIPAREGSKGIYNKNMKLLGGKPLIYYTIESALRSKLLTTCIVSSDCLRILEYSRQFPTIEVPFVRPKNLASDFATSIEVVSHAVNHYLERSIKFDYVVLLQPTSPFRSRDLIDKSIHLMLESGADSLVTVQKIPDKFHPNWAFFLGQEGLQKAIYNTERIIPRRQDLADSYYRDGKIYIAKTTLIMEGKLLGGKIASLVAEGEPDINIDSYADWEMAQKQIYKWKQCQNESYWF